CGAACCTGCACAAAGGCGATCGGCTTTCCCAATGCTACTGCTATCCACCTATCAAGATCGTATTTTTCCACTACCGAACCACTTTTATGACCGATCTCAATCACTATCAAACCCTGCAAGTCAATCCGCAGGCAACTCAAGCTGAAATTAAACAATCTTATCGCCGTTTGGCAAAGGTTTATCATCCAGATAGCCAGCACAAAGAAGCCAATCACGAACATATCGTTGAGCTTAACGCTGCCTATGAAGTACTTAGCGATCCTCATAAGCGACAGTCATACGATCGACAATTACGCCATCCCTCCGCTACTGCTGCTGGCGATTGGCAACAACGTACTAAAGCAGCGCAAAAACAATACCAAAAACAGCGAAAAAATGCAAGAGATACTGACGAGCAAATTGAGCTATGGTTGCACCAAGTTTATCAGCCTGTGAATCGCCTGCTTTGTCGGATTCTCAATTCTCTGGAGGATAGTATAGAAGAACTTTCTGCTGACCCATTTGACGATCGACTTATGGAAGCTTTTCAAGATTACCTGAAAGAGTGTCGCGACTTTTTAGAGCAAGCTCAGCGTTATTTTCGTTCGATGCCCAATCCCGCCCAAGTCGCTAGCGTGGCGGCAAGTCTTTATTATTGTCTCGATCGAGTTGGGGATGGTATTAACGAGTTAGAGTTCTTCACCTTCAACTACGATGAGAGCTATCTGCACGCAGGTCACGAAATGTTTAGAATTGCCGCTAGATTGCGGCGCGAAGCCCAAGCTGCCTTAAGAAGCGTTGCAGCTTAGCGAAGAAGAAAAGTCAAAAGGAAAAAAGGGGTTAGGGATTAGGGGTTAGGGGCTAGAGGGAACAGGGAAGAGGGAAGAGGGAAGAGGGAAGAGGGAGAGGGAGGAATTTTGACTTTTCCCCAGTCCCTAACCCTAGACCCTTTCCGGGAATTAGTATATTCTAAAACCAGAAGAGTTACGAAACTTTACAATTTCACCTTCGCTCCTCCCAACTGAATTCATGAAATGTATTATCAATCGTCGGGCTCAGTTTTCAGCCAGCCATAGGTACTGGTTGCCAGAATTGAGTGACGCCGAAAACATTAAACGCTTTGGCGCTTCCACCCGCGCACCCGGACACGGACATAATTATGTCCTGTTTGTTTATATGGCGGGCGAACTCGATGAGTACGGTATGGTGCTGAACTTATCTGATGTGAAGCACGTAATCAAGCGAGAAGTTACCAGCCAACTGGACTTTTCCTATCTCAACGAAGTCTGGCCAGAATTTCAGCAGACTTTACCGACTACAGAAAGCATAGCGCGGGTAATTTGGCAGCGGCTAGCTCCTCACTTACCCTTAGTGCGAATTCAACTGTTTGAACATCCAGAACTTTGGGCAGATTATCTAGGAAACGGAATGGAAGCTTATCTCAGCATTGCCACTCATTTTAGCGCCGCTCATCGGCTCGCTCGTCCTGACCTCAGCTACGAAAAAAATTGCGAGATTTACGGTAAGTGCGCTCGCCCCAACGGGCACGGTCACAATTACCATTTGGAAGTGACAGTGAAAGGAGAAATTGACCAGCGCACGGGTATGATTGTGGATTTACCAGCTTTGCAAAAGGTAGTTGACGATTATGTGGTTGAGCCTTTCGATCACACTTTCTTAAATAAAGATATTCCTTACTTTGCAGAAGTCGTTCCTACAGCAGAAAATATTGCTATTCACATCCGGGATTTACTGCAAGAACCGATTCGGGAATTGGGCGCTCAGCTTCACAAAGTTAAGTTGGTGGAAAGCCCCAATAAT
The DNA window shown above is from Aerosakkonema funiforme FACHB-1375 and carries:
- a CDS encoding J domain-containing protein yields the protein MTDLNHYQTLQVNPQATQAEIKQSYRRLAKVYHPDSQHKEANHEHIVELNAAYEVLSDPHKRQSYDRQLRHPSATAAGDWQQRTKAAQKQYQKQRKNARDTDEQIELWLHQVYQPVNRLLCRILNSLEDSIEELSADPFDDRLMEAFQDYLKECRDFLEQAQRYFRSMPNPAQVASVAASLYYCLDRVGDGINELEFFTFNYDESYLHAGHEMFRIAARLRREAQAALRSVAA
- a CDS encoding 6-pyruvoyl trahydropterin synthase family protein; translated protein: MKCIINRRAQFSASHRYWLPELSDAENIKRFGASTRAPGHGHNYVLFVYMAGELDEYGMVLNLSDVKHVIKREVTSQLDFSYLNEVWPEFQQTLPTTESIARVIWQRLAPHLPLVRIQLFEHPELWADYLGNGMEAYLSIATHFSAAHRLARPDLSYEKNCEIYGKCARPNGHGHNYHLEVTVKGEIDQRTGMIVDLPALQKVVDDYVVEPFDHTFLNKDIPYFAEVVPTAENIAIHIRDLLQEPIRELGAQLHKVKLVESPNNSCEVYVTQSESGAVNGKMKEPVLIRV